In one window of Plasmodium cynomolgi strain B DNA, chromosome 13, whole genome shotgun sequence DNA:
- a CDS encoding peptide chain release factor 1 (putative), protein NPICKKSDSISQKNAQKERLPSTREKGKPICAEQKLHTHRIPPGSGGRRSVALVKGATYKTFAERINCRVERVHGQEIKASLYDLFKNESGIHQVKRVPQNESKGKIHSSTATIAVFLHEEEYRKDEVNLKDLRITTFRSSKPGGQNVNKIESGVSILHKPTGILTECQEERTQEMNKKIAMKRLTQKIFQLRHKQSEEQLRRERAKLIKNSNRSSRIRTYNIFRGYITDHVTKRKLDLMYFVKVKLEFLLNVDR, encoded by the exons aaCCCCATTTGCAAGAAAAGCGACAGCATATCCCAGAAGAATGCGCAGAAGGAGCGTCTTCCATCTACacgtgaaaaaggaaaacccATCTGTGCAGAACAAAAACTGCATACGCATCGAATTCCGCCCGGGagtggggggagaagaagcgtTGCTCTGGTCAAGGGAGCT ACGTACAAAACATTTGCAGAGAGGATAAACTGCCGCGTCGAACGAGTCCAC GGGCAGGAAATCAAAGCGAGTCTCTACGATCTCTTCAAAAATGAGAGCGGTATCCACCAAGTGAAGAGGGTTCCCCAGAATGAGTCCAAG GGAAAAATCCACTCCTCCACGGCCACGATTGCAGTTTTCCTGCACGAAGAGGAATACAGGAAGGACGAAGTCAATTTGAAGGACTTGAGGATTACGACCTTCCGGTCGAGCAAGCCGGGCGGGCAAAACGTCAACAAG ATTGAATCAGGTGTGTCCATCCTGCACAAGCCAACGGGGATACTGACCGAATGTCAAGAGGAAAG gactcaagaaatgaacaaaaaaattgccatgaAAAGGTTAACtcagaaaattttccaaCTTCGGCATAAGCAAAGTGAGGAACAGCTCCGGAGAGAACGAGCCAAACTG ataaaaaatagtaaCCGGAGCAGTCGCATCAGGACGTACAACATCTTCAGGGGGTATATAACTGACCATGTGACGAAGCGGAAGCTGGACTTGATGTACTTCGTAAAGGTAAAGTTGGAGTTTTTACTGAATGTGGATCGGTAG
- a CDS encoding hypothetical protein (putative) has product MAGPMSAEKEQPRKRKKKKPTSKGRKTEKAKNPEEDYKELYAEQVQEILALNHIYFPIYVDRPGHIKKAHLPSDLMSKGEYNEKNKELTAAVVPIEMNDEIDENNCVQISLFFNYDNDLPKYRILFTFEKKYPYSYPNIYLYMSRALSKEQTTHLSLNIKKICAKNYGRITLFDICIYSNEYFNKILSHNFENLWEEMKHRIDDLSRGENSLDQQTSMCSDRNDVMEGMTGGAAGRGIAAGRGIAAGRGVSGGTVAAGAAGLWSYSSEYFRTHRGGGTWLEYEERRDAELRNSSFSLEDRRNARNSSCGTHGNDGDSGTGSASNVRTHASDMRNDSMKGSRNDSRNGSRNGSRNGSRNGSRNGSKNGSRNGSSTASNRPSGHDVAPQRKPRHPGERYYHMPSTEGRFFRNIHESNSISGFSSINSCVVGGEEEYLNIFTKKEKKTQVRKISEDELNGRKKKKMELSEQRLITHGNGRLKHFQILKKTKISYYRNRLLVRHNIDTNMYIIHTYAILGVFDFLAFFLNHLLHCNRGFNLFCNLGEKSGRAVQAVQAVQATNAANVANLADNVEKKKKKNEKNEKLFTNFLKDINEFRTQRNSGKLYDPSCLDYFCSEYELYARKHCLVSTENEKTLLHVLSELNFGRLKKVVNHFRMVQKMNLKKIIREILKLTKIQHKYLARYHVSWSQREHAELNEDMGEDRDMCKVLEMVKVLILDRLFRNCEVGSGHGGAATEAKDTHLCRHEQAKRIEELFQKVRSRDICESEQSRERKKEKKESMEGSSSAARDVDSSPQSVNIFSRSYIFTDGSSPHQQNGKQPHCLNSSDHRRIRSPGGTKGNHYEDSHEEAKRKKIKNKNDSSTPRGFTSTLSESTNKRKSTFEDTGNEREKDTQGDNPNPSRTERMLNQKIKFIQRLISKKEKKNDVLYVQCEYCKGEILEKEIKKFFQNNKYLIWTVFRQILECLSYLHKRDIYLKNLTTGNMFVNVDEYGIHIKIVNYTACNLIGYIYFYSSSYERNCSYMADFLRNFYREGEAEQRGERRGAQQGVQQGAQQRAQQRAQQGAQRGNHRGGSPQGRDASERSRRGHEPAEETSHAETAQQSTKADKGACQVQGGPHTLEEEEKEEKKAEEEKVEEEEEEEETKWPFFAHMKSHIRKKLLEDQKNHSTKSDTSQKDKPKEQTEFYTHSHNQHLYNCLAKHKYSYEELDLFSLGIVLYELLHVPFKSQKEKMINLRNMITKRTFPENFVKNAGDDGAVKVLKFILINTISDCLQKDPLGRLQCPDISNLSAKTDDWSWSPPLAAANRSGNGNVNGNVNRSRNNGRNGNHAQLASQGKKKKNSVAVDSHKKEVPYCKDKSRLAGEEVEEEKVEKVEAKERQKAEAKERQKAEAKEKADAKEKAEAKEKEELHVRFKSATCAACAPLPGGRAPAGNSDAADLLVNPPNESLKGKMEAVKKEGAKKEGAKKEAIKKEVAKKEAIKKEVAKKEAVKKEVAKKEVAKKEEAKKDKTDFTGRTTNSRSNLFGGPPYRTDFSRNDDDEETHGISAEHLLNCPLIPMVIQRDLFKYFLQKLKINSPVESKNVLRVLLNKEKEASEERLMETNRKVMPYTNVRTYEYDVISSYVFEHISTVLSKKNTTHSHPLAFLLHPGRGGLLIEQTLGNNFAQKIPTNFIKRMDVKNRRSARGENKVYYSSYQPAGGGQHGDDQHSDDQQRDRHSDDQQRDQHSDDQQRDRHSDDQQRDLHSDDQQRDQHSDRHSDDQQSSERGDIPIGPHVNAQETERRPPSNSPPWETKKKTGEGKNCPVLNRSNQRIVFIDKNNKLLYVPFYLTESYMNAIPHGTQGKNFSSSFFFSQNHFLQSGRQETVRRENSVLYSSVVRVDSRGEPHFGASTVGGTRKGSGARKDSGARNASGVRTASSANYVNNRCDGAPYAQRSNHGSESEGGDPAPGQDTHVNLSFCVYQLMILHNVLSILHRFEHYLGKLTIKWSCTHMLIQVIRDVLFIDQDERARFILTQLRQPNIKYKHFKKLLYFLNLTYDERILKKIYSVVVDKSDNLKQRMHKIKKMYFILDHRNKNAISYLASTVIYLESLFEHFNTSRNRFLWDFFMSEYEQVFFFSFAFAVYSDVDRDMLLSIGGVSTDAFSHSAERPPSEATYNFVYEIFVDAISALILQKVRKNNCASMPIDFHSPSVVITTKAYKLLAYAFSLYNSLIQNGIKCECKISPLVETSKFEQGLLRYSDINIHVQITQKVNSNTSLNIEDYEGSAETITSNIVGEENLHIMYSTHIIRLNIKKNFENESSLINYIKQFYAKR; this is encoded by the exons ATGGCGGGTCCCATGTCTGCGGAAAAGGAGCAGCccaggaaaaggaaaaagaaaaaacctACAAGTA AAGGCAGAAAAACCGAAAAGGCAAAGAACCCGGAGGAGGACTACAAAGAGCTGTACGCGGAGCAGGTCCAAGAGATACTAGCGCTGAACCATATTTACTTCCCGATCTATGTGGACCGCCCAGG acacataaaaaaggcgCACTTGCCAAGCGACCTGATGAGCAAAGGCGAATATAATGAGAAGAACAAAGAGCTCACCGCGGCAGTAGTCCCAATAGAAATGAACGACGAAATTGATGAAAACAATTGCGTACAAATTAGCCTTTTCTTTAACTACGACAATGACCTACCCAAGTACAGAATTTTATtcacatttgaaaaaaaatacccctACTCATATCCTAATATCTACCTATACATGAGTAGGGCCCTCAGCAAGGAACAGACTACTCACCTTTCcttgaatataaaaaaaatttgtgctaAAAATTATGGACGGATTACTCTCTTTGATATTTGCATCTACTCAAATGAATAtttcaataaaattttgagtCACAACTTTGAGAATTTGTGGGAAGAAATGAAACACAGGATTGATGATTTGAGCAGGGGGGAGAATAGTCTGGATCAACAGACATCGATGTGTTCCGATCGGAATGACGTTATGGAGGGTATGACCGGAGGGGCTGCGGGTAGAGGTATCGCAGCGGGTAGAGGCATCGCAGCGGGTAGAGGCGTCTCGGGGGGAACTGTGGCTGCTGGGGCGGCTGGGTTATGGTCATACTCTTCTGAATACTTTAGAACGCACAGGGGTGGAGGCACATGGCTGGAATATGAGGAAAGGAGAGACGCAGAGCTGAGAAACAGTAGCTTCAGTTTGGAGGATCGGAGGAACGCCCGAAACAGCAGCTGCGGTACGCATGGGAACGATGGCGATAGCGGTACGGGGAGCGCTTCCAATGTGCGCACCCATGCCAGCGATATGAGGAATGACAGCATGAAGGGTAGTAGGAATGACAGTAGGAATGGCAGTAGGAATGGAAGTAGGAACGGCAGTAGGAATGGCAGTAGGAATGGCAGTAAGAATGGCAGTAGGAATGGCAGTAGCACTGCCAGCAACCGCCCCAGCGGCCACGATGTAGCCCCCCAGCGCAAGCCTCGCCACCCAGGAGAGAGATACTACCACATGCCGTCCACCGAGGGGAGATTCTTCAGAAACATACATGAGTCGAACAGCATCTCGGGATTCTCATCAATCAATAGCTGCGTGGTggggggagaggaagaatatttaaatatttttacaaaaaaagaaaaaaaaacacaagtCCGAAAAATATCAGAAGATGAACTGaatggacgaaaaaaaaaaaaaatggaattgaGTGAGCAAAGACTAATCACACATGGAAACGGAAGGCTAAAGCATTTCCAGATTCtcaaaaagacaaaaatcAGTTACTACAGAAATAGGTTGCTTGTAAGACACAACATAGATACtaatatgtacattattCACACCTATGCCATTTTGGGTGTTTTTGATTTcctggccttttttttaaaccaccTGCTGCACTGCAACAGGGGCTTCAACTTGTTTTGCAACCTCGGTGAGAAGAGCGGGCGGGCGGTACAGGCGGTGCAAGCTGTGCAAGCGACGAACGCGGCCAACGTGGCCAACCTTGCCGACAAcgtggaaaagaaaaaaaaaaaaaacgagaaaaatgagaaactGTTCacaaactttttaaaagacaTAAACGAATTCCGCACACAGAGGAACAGCGGGAAGCTGTATGACCCCTCGTGCCTCGATTACTTCTGCAGTGAATACGAACTCTATGCCAGAAAGCATTGCCTAGTGAGCACGGAGAACGAGAAGACGCTGCTACACGTGTTGAGCGAGCTGAACTTTGGgcgattaaaaaaagtagtaaATCATTTTCGTATGgtccaaaaaatgaacttgaagaaaattattcgtGAAATTTTGAAGCTGACAAAAATTCAACACAAGTACTTGGCGAGGTACCACGTCTCCTGGTCGCAGCGGGAACATGCCGAGTTAAACGAGGACATGGGTGAAGACAGGGACATGTGCAAGGTGCTCGAGATGGTGAAGGTACTCATCCTGGACAGGCTCTTCCGCAATTGCGAAGTGGGGAGTGGCCATGGGGGTGCCGCAACGGAAGCCAAAGATACGCACCTGTGCAGGCATGAGCAAGCCAAGCGAATAGAAGAACTCTTTCAAAAGGTGCGAAGCAGGGACATCTGCGAAAGTGAGCAAAGtcgggaaaggaaaaaggaaaaaaaagaaagcatgGAAGGGAGCAGCAGCGCCGCGCGCGATGTAGACTCGTCTCCTCAAAGTGTAAACATCTTCAGTCGCAGTTACATATTTACGGATGGGAGCAGCCCGCACCAGCAGAATGGGAAGCAGCCACACTGCCTCAACAGTAGTGACCACAGACGGATTAGAAGCCCCGGAGGGACGAAAGGCAACCACTACGAGGACTCCCACGAAGaggcgaaaaggaaaaaaataaaaaacaaaaacgacTCTTCCACCCCACGTGGATTCACTTCAACATTAAGTGAAAGCacaaataaaagaaagaGCACATTCGAAGACACGGGAAACGAGAGGGAGAAAGACACGCAGGGGGACAACCCTAACCCGTCGCGCACAGAACGAATGCTCaatcaaaaaattaagttcATACAAAGGCTaataagcaaaaaggaaaagaaaaatgatgtCCTGTACGTTCAGTGTGAATACTGCAAGGGagaaattttagaaaaagaaattaaaaaattttttcaaaataacaAGTACCTCATATGGACCGTTTTTAGACAAATTTTGGAATGCCTAAGTTACCTGCACAAGAGGGACATTtacttgaaaaatttaaccaCAGGAAATATGTTTGTGAATGTAGACGAGTACGGGATTCACATAAAGATTGTTAATTACACTGCGTGCAATTTGATTgggtatatttatttttacagttCTTCCTATGAGCGGAACTGCTCCTACATGGCTGATTTTTTGAGAAACTTCTACCGCGAAGGGGAGGCAGAGCAGCGGGGAGAGCGGCGGGGAGCGCAGCAGGGAGTGCAGCAGGGAGCACAGCAGAGAGCGCAGCAGAGAGCGCAGCAGGGAGCGCAGCGTGGCAACCATCGGGGTGGTAGTCCACAGGGGAGAGACGCCTCggaaagaagcagaagaggcCACGAACCGGCAGAAGAAACATCCCACGCAGAGACAGCCCAGCAAAGCACCAAGGCGGACAAAGGAGCCTGCCAAGTACAGGGAGGACCCCACACTctcgaagaggaagaaaaagaagaaaaaaaagcggaagaagaaaaagtagaagaagaggaagaagaagaagaaacgaaGTGGCCGTTCTTCGCCCATATGAAAAGCCACATAAGAAAGAAGCTCCTGGAGGACCAAAAGAACCATTCCACGAAGAGTGACACATCGCAGAAAGACAAACCAAAGGAGCAAACTGAATTCTATACACACTCACATAATCAACACCTATACAACTGCCTAGCTAAACACAAGTACAGCTATGAGGAACtggatttattttctctaGGAATAGTCCTCTACGAACTGTTGCATGTCCCCTTTAAGtcccaaaaggaaaaaatgattaactTGAGGAACATGATCACAAAGAGAACCTTCCcagaaaattttgtgaagaaTGCTGGAGATGATGGAGCTGTTAAGgttttgaaatttattttaattaataccATAAGCGATTGCCTTCAGAAGGACCCACTTGGGAGACTGCAGTGTCCGGACATTTCAAACCTGAGCGCAAAGACCGACGACTGGAGCTGGAGCCCCCCCCTCGCCGCCGCCAACAGAAGCGGAAATGGCAACGTGAACGGCAACGTGAACAGAAGCCGCAACAACGGCCGCAACGGCAATCACGCGCAGTTGGCTAgtcaagggaaaaaaaaaaaaaattccgtcGCCGTAGATAGCCACAAGAAGGAAGTGCCCTACTGCAAGGACAAGTCGCGTCTCGCCGGTGAGgaggtggaggaagaaaaggtagAAAAGGTAGAAGCGAAGGAAAGGCAGAAGGCAGAAGCGAAGGAAAGGCAGAAGGCAGAAGCGAAGGAAAAGGCAGacgcaaaggaaaaggcagaagcaaaagaaaaagaagaactaCACGTACGTTTTAAAAGTGCCACCTGTGCTGCATGTGCTCCCCTTCCCGGCGGACGCGCACCCGCTGGCAATTCGGATGCGGCAGACCTATTGGTTAACCCCCCCAATGAATCCctcaaaggaaaaatggaggcaGTCAAAAAAGAGGGGGCCAAAAAAGAGGGGGCCAAAAAAGAGGCAATCAAAAAAGAGGTAGCCAAAAAAGAGGCAATCAAAAAAGAGGTAGCCAAAAAAGAGGCAGTCAAAAAAGAGGTAGCCAAAAAAGAGGTAgccaaaaaagaggaggccaaaaaggacaaaacCGACTTCACTGGGCGCACCACTAACAGTAGGAGCAACCTGTTTGGGGGCCCACCTTACAGAACGGACTTCTCTAGAAACGACGATGACGAAGAGACGCACGGAATATCGGCGGAGCACCTCCTGAACTGCCCCCTCATACCCATGGTCATTCAGAGAGACCTATTTAAgtactttttgcaaaagttaaaaataaactccCCTGTGGAGAGTAAAAACGTATTAAGAGTTCTGCTCaacaaggagaaggaagcaaGTGAGGAGAGACTCATGGAGACAAATAGAAAGGTCATGCCGTACACCAACGTCCGTACCTATGAGTATGATGTCATTAGTAGCTACGTATTTGAACACATCAGTACTGTGTTGtctaaaaaaaacacaacgcATAGTCACCCTCTCGCCTTTCTCTTGCACCCGGGAAGGGGAGGTCTACTGATTGAACAGACCCTGGGGAACAACTTCGCGCAAAAGATCCCTAcgaattttattaaaaggaTGGATGTGAAGAATAGGAGAAGTGCGAGGGGGGAGAACAAGGTGTACTACTCGAGTTACCAGCCAGCGGGGGGGGGTCAGCATGGCGACGACCAGCATAGCGACGATCAGCAGAGAGACCGGCATAGCGACGATCAGCAGAGAGACCAACATAGCGACGATCAGCAGAGAGACCGGCATAGCGACGATCAGCAGAGAGACCTGCATAGCGACGATCAGCAGAGAGACCAACATAGCGACCGCCATAGCGACGACCAGCAGAGCAGCGAGCGGGGGGATATTCCAATCGGGCCGCATGTCAACGCGCAGGAAACGGAGAGACGCCCTCCAAGCAACAGTCCCCCGTGGgagacaaagaaaaaaacaggggaaggaaaaaattgcccaGTATTAAACCGGTCCAACCAAAGAATTGTTTTTATAGACAAAAACAACAAGCTGCTCTACGTCCCATTTTACCTGACCGAGTCATACATGAATGCAATCCCCCACGGCACCCAGGGTAAGAACTTCAGTAgctcgtttttcttttcgcaGAACCACTTTTTGCAAAGCGGTCGGCAGGAAACGGTGCGAAGGGAGAACAGCGTTTTGTACAGCAGCGTGGTGCGCGTGGACAGCCGGGGGGAACCCCACTTCGGGGCCAGCACTGTCGGCGGCACCAGGAAAGGTAGCGGCGCGAGGAAAGATAGCGGCGCAAGGAATGCTAGCGGCGTAAGGACTGCTAGCAGTGCCAACTATGTGAACAACCGCTGTGATGGCGCCCCTTACGCTCAGCGCTCCAACCACGGCAGTGAGAGCGAGGGCGGGGATCCCGCGCCTGGGCAGGACACGCACGTCAACCTCTCCTTCTGCGTGTACCAACTCATGATCCTACACAACGTGCTAAGCATACTGCACAGATTCGAACACTACTTGGGAAAGCTTACCATTAAGTGGTCCTGTACACACATGCTCATCCAGGTCATTCGAGACGTCCTATTCATAGACCAAGACGAACGAGCCAGGTTCATCCTTACCCAATTACGACAACCAAACATCAAGTataagcattttaaaaagctaCTGTACTTTCTCAACTTAACCTACGACGAAcgaattttgaaaaaaatatactcagTTGTAGTGGACAAATCGGATAACCTAAAGCAGAGGATGCataagattaaaaaaatgtattttattttggaCCATCGGAATAAAAATGCCATTAGCTACTTAGCTTCCACTGTCATTTATTTGGAGAGTTTGTTTGAACACTTTAACACATCCAGAAATAGATTCCTATGGGATTTCTTCATGAGCGAATATGaacaagtattttttttttccttcgcctTTGCTGTTTACTCGGATGTTGATCGAGATATGCTGCTATCCATTGGGGGGGTTTCCACGGACGCCTTTTCTCATTCCGCCGAGCGTCCTCCCAGCGAGGCCACGTATAACTTCGTCTACGAGATTTTTGTGGATGCCATCTCGGCGTTGATACTCCAG aAAGTCCGAAAGAACAACTGCGCCAGCATGCCCATCGACTTCCATTCCCCCAGCGTGGTCATCACCACCAAGGCGTACAAGCTGCTCGCCTACGCCTTCTCCCTCTACAACAGCTTGATCCAGAACGGCATAAAG tGCGAGTGCAAAATCTCCCCCCTTGTCGAGACGTCCAAATTCGAGCAGGGCCTCCTAAGGTACAGCGACATAAACATCCACGTGCAGATAACGCAAAAGGTGAACTCCAACACATCGCTGAATATAGAAGACTACGAGGGGTCAGCCGAGACCATCACTTCCAATATAGTTGGCGAGGAAAACCTACACATCATGTATAGCACCCACATCATTCGCCTGAATATCAAAAAGAACTTCGAAAACGAGTCCTCCCTCATCAACTATATAAAGCAGTTTTACGCGAAGCGGTGA